One Halovivax ruber XH-70 genomic region harbors:
- a CDS encoding site-2 protease family protein, which produces MHAALSAGFVPELFGSTLVTWVLIGIGLYWAGLLALKQRGVLPEWIGTQGPIVTFHTKRGRDFLDWLAQPKRLWRAWTNLGVGIALVAMVGMFVFLLISAISALLAPQPTGIQQPQNVLVIPGVNDFLPLSATPGIVAGLFIGLVVHEGGHGLLCRVEDIDIDSMGVAMLAVLPIGAFVQPDEESSDAASRGGQTRMFAAGVTNNFAVTILAFLALFWLVGSVVAVAPGAAIGGVVDNSPAEAAGIGEHDRITHVDGQAVADNQEFIDTLDETDAGTISVTIDGEREATVDRAPIVVSTLSDGPAGLGLNERILAVDGEDVSTREELVDAVGQAERVSITTQAADGTTETREVPIGASMQVLEGSPLADAGAPVDSFVVVTTADGERVHDGSALESLIEERDGETVELTGFLNGERASFDVTVDADATQFGPAVHSGISGMQVNDIGVQLYPVETFHSALGGDSPNGFGSLGETFFGKIFIALMLPIMAIAGMRFNFAGFAGGVENFYEVSSVLGEPAVFAIANILFWTGWINLNLGFFNCIPAFPLDGGHILRTSTEAVLSRIPGIEATRGMVRVVTTTVGVTMLATFLVMVFAPTVLH; this is translated from the coding sequence ATGCATGCTGCCCTCTCTGCCGGATTTGTCCCCGAACTTTTCGGATCGACGCTCGTGACCTGGGTGCTGATCGGGATCGGGCTCTACTGGGCGGGACTCCTCGCCCTGAAACAGCGCGGCGTCCTGCCCGAGTGGATCGGGACGCAGGGGCCGATCGTGACGTTCCACACGAAACGGGGTCGCGACTTCCTCGACTGGCTGGCTCAGCCGAAGCGGCTCTGGCGAGCGTGGACGAACCTCGGCGTCGGTATCGCACTCGTCGCGATGGTGGGGATGTTCGTGTTCTTGCTGATCTCGGCCATCAGCGCTCTGCTGGCGCCGCAGCCGACCGGCATTCAGCAACCCCAGAACGTCCTGGTCATCCCCGGCGTCAACGACTTCCTCCCGCTGTCGGCCACGCCGGGTATCGTCGCCGGGCTATTCATCGGCCTCGTCGTTCACGAGGGCGGCCACGGCCTGCTCTGTCGGGTCGAGGACATCGACATCGACTCGATGGGCGTCGCCATGCTCGCCGTGTTGCCAATTGGGGCGTTCGTCCAGCCGGACGAAGAGAGCAGCGACGCGGCGAGTCGGGGCGGCCAGACGCGCATGTTCGCCGCCGGCGTCACCAACAACTTCGCCGTGACGATCCTCGCGTTCCTCGCACTGTTCTGGCTCGTGGGCTCCGTCGTCGCCGTCGCTCCGGGTGCAGCCATCGGGGGCGTGGTCGACAACTCGCCCGCCGAGGCAGCCGGCATCGGTGAGCACGACCGAATCACCCACGTCGACGGACAGGCAGTCGCGGACAATCAGGAGTTCATCGACACACTCGACGAAACCGACGCGGGGACGATCTCCGTGACGATCGACGGCGAACGCGAGGCGACCGTCGACCGGGCGCCGATCGTCGTCTCGACGCTCTCCGACGGCCCTGCAGGCCTGGGGCTGAACGAGCGAATCCTCGCGGTCGACGGCGAGGACGTCTCGACGCGTGAGGAACTCGTCGACGCCGTCGGCCAGGCCGAACGCGTCTCGATCACCACTCAGGCTGCAGACGGAACGACCGAGACTCGCGAGGTTCCCATCGGCGCTTCGATGCAGGTACTCGAGGGCAGTCCGCTGGCAGACGCCGGGGCTCCGGTCGACTCGTTCGTCGTCGTGACGACAGCCGACGGCGAACGCGTCCACGACGGCTCGGCCCTCGAATCCCTGATCGAGGAGCGCGACGGCGAAACGGTCGAACTGACCGGCTTTCTGAACGGCGAACGGGCCAGCTTCGACGTCACGGTCGACGCGGACGCCACGCAGTTCGGCCCCGCCGTTCACTCCGGGATCTCGGGGATGCAGGTCAACGACATCGGTGTCCAGCTCTATCCCGTCGAGACCTTCCACAGTGCCCTCGGCGGCGATAGCCCGAACGGTTTCGGCTCGCTCGGAGAGACGTTCTTCGGCAAGATCTTCATCGCCCTCATGCTCCCGATCATGGCGATCGCTGGCATGCGCTTTAACTTCGCGGGCTTCGCCGGCGGCGTCGAGAACTTCTACGAGGTTTCGAGCGTCCTCGGCGAGCCGGCCGTCTTCGCGATCGCGAACATCCTGTTCTGGACCGGCTGGATCAATCTCAACCTCGGCTTCTTCAACTGTATCCCCGCGTTCCCGCTCGACGGCGGGCACATCCTGCGCACCTCGACCGAGGCCGTCCTCTCTCGCATTCCCGGCATAGAGGCGACGCGCGGGATGGTCCGCGTCGTCACTACGACCGTCGGCGTGACGATGCTCGCAACCTTCCTCGTGATGGTCTTCGCTCCCACGGTGCTTCACTGA
- the lysS gene encoding lysine--tRNA ligase → MSADDATADPRADAAADSSGDGGAAETNPYTLQRGDGEEGTDDHHVFWADAVADRVETRIERRIESGERDPDDPIVVKGGISPSGVPHLGNVNEIMRGYFVAEVLRERGHEVKQVFTADDRDPLRKLPRTLADLDGNLVDLGDVNAGALGRNLGHPYTDIPDPFGCCDSYGDHFATIIAQSADAMDVPIDLLSNTALYEDGTFEAVTRYLLEHRDRAREVLADYQDSVDADGDYVPFNPICANCGKLTETVTSVDVDSEARSASNSRAGSEATRETTTAATVDYECTDLEAGEQTIAGCGHEGTATLREGKLPWRFEWPAQWEALDVDFEPFGKDHAEGSWPSGEDIARTVLENEPPVPMVYEWFTLDDEPFSSSAGNVVLVSEVLELIEPEVLRYFFAKDPSKARDFSIERLDQLVDEFDRFERIYFGEIDASEDEKRFAERVYPLVVSEPDPDRIRLSYTFAAVLGMTEDPSIREEIARTEGHIPDDAPEWAVDAALDRVEHAQAWARRTGNEFDYELKRAAIPAHDFDDATGAALADLADFVADGGDDPEELQGEIYETAKRHDVPVGDFFAAGYRLFFDDEQGPKLGQFLAKLDRDFVVDRLRRER, encoded by the coding sequence ATGAGCGCAGACGACGCCACAGCCGATCCGCGAGCCGACGCCGCAGCTGATTCTTCGGGCGACGGCGGGGCCGCCGAAACGAACCCGTACACGCTCCAGCGCGGCGACGGCGAGGAAGGGACCGACGACCACCACGTCTTCTGGGCCGACGCCGTCGCCGACCGGGTGGAAACCCGAATCGAGCGTCGGATCGAGTCGGGCGAGCGCGACCCCGACGATCCCATCGTCGTCAAGGGCGGGATCTCCCCCTCTGGCGTGCCCCACCTCGGCAACGTCAACGAGATCATGCGCGGCTACTTCGTCGCCGAGGTGCTCCGCGAGCGCGGACACGAGGTCAAACAGGTCTTCACGGCCGACGATCGCGACCCGCTCCGGAAACTTCCCCGCACGCTCGCCGATCTCGACGGCAACCTCGTCGATCTTGGCGACGTGAACGCTGGCGCTCTCGGGCGCAACCTCGGTCACCCGTACACCGACATCCCGGACCCCTTCGGCTGCTGTGATTCCTACGGCGACCACTTCGCGACGATCATCGCACAGAGTGCCGACGCGATGGACGTCCCCATCGACTTGCTCTCGAACACGGCTCTCTACGAGGACGGCACGTTCGAGGCCGTCACCCGTTACCTTCTGGAACACCGCGACCGCGCACGCGAGGTCCTTGCCGACTACCAGGACTCGGTCGACGCCGACGGCGACTACGTCCCGTTCAACCCGATCTGTGCGAACTGCGGGAAGCTCACCGAGACGGTGACGAGCGTCGACGTTGATAGCGAGGCGCGAAGCGCCTCGAATAGTCGAGCGGGGAGCGAAGCGACCCGCGAGACCACTACCGCGGCAACTGTCGACTACGAGTGCACCGACCTGGAGGCCGGCGAGCAGACGATCGCGGGCTGTGGCCACGAGGGCACGGCCACCCTGCGCGAGGGCAAACTCCCCTGGCGCTTCGAGTGGCCCGCCCAGTGGGAGGCGCTCGACGTCGACTTCGAACCGTTCGGCAAGGACCACGCCGAGGGCTCCTGGCCGAGCGGCGAGGACATCGCCAGGACCGTTCTCGAAAACGAGCCGCCGGTCCCGATGGTCTACGAGTGGTTCACCCTGGACGACGAACCTTTCTCCTCTTCGGCGGGCAACGTCGTCCTCGTCTCCGAGGTCCTCGAACTGATCGAACCCGAGGTACTCCGATACTTCTTCGCGAAGGATCCCTCGAAGGCCCGCGACTTCAGCATCGAACGGCTCGACCAGCTGGTCGACGAGTTCGATCGCTTCGAGCGCATCTACTTCGGCGAGATCGACGCGAGCGAAGACGAGAAACGCTTCGCGGAGCGGGTCTACCCGCTCGTCGTTTCCGAGCCCGATCCGGACCGAATTCGCCTCTCCTACACCTTCGCCGCGGTCCTCGGCATGACTGAGGACCCGTCGATCCGCGAGGAGATCGCTCGTACAGAGGGCCACATCCCCGACGACGCGCCCGAGTGGGCCGTCGACGCCGCCCTCGATCGGGTCGAACACGCGCAGGCGTGGGCCCGACGGACGGGCAACGAGTTCGACTACGAACTCAAACGCGCCGCGATCCCGGCCCACGACTTCGACGACGCGACCGGGGCGGCGCTCGCCGACCTCGCCGACTTCGTGGCCGACGGCGGCGACGACCCCGAGGAGTTGCAAGGCGAGATCTACGAGACGGCCAAGCGCCACGACGTTCCTGTCGGCGACTTCTTCGCCGCGGGCTACCGCCTGTTCTTCGACGACGAGCAGGGGCCGAAACTCGGCCAGTTCCTCGCGAAACTCGATCGCGACTTCGTGGTCGATCGCCTCCGGCGAGAGCGGTGA
- the pyrH gene encoding UMP kinase: MKVVVSIGGSVLMPEPGSERVSKHAAVVEDLVAEGCRVGCVVGGGGVAREYIGAARNLGANEIELDQLGIDVTRLNARLLIAALGEDSVTAPAHDYEEAAEALRRDGLSVMGGVAPAQTTDAVSAALAEYIDADLLVYATSVPGVYSDDPNEHDGATKFEELTASDLVDVVADLEMTAGASAPVDLLASKIIQRSGMRTIVIDGTDPDRIARAVRSGSHDGTDVIPTSAGDEPSYWALDDR, encoded by the coding sequence ATGAAAGTAGTCGTCTCCATCGGTGGCAGCGTGTTGATGCCCGAACCCGGTTCCGAGCGGGTGTCGAAACACGCAGCCGTCGTCGAGGACCTCGTCGCCGAGGGCTGTCGCGTGGGCTGTGTCGTCGGAGGCGGCGGCGTCGCCCGGGAGTACATCGGGGCGGCGCGGAATCTCGGCGCGAACGAGATCGAACTGGACCAGCTCGGCATCGACGTGACGCGCCTGAACGCACGCCTGTTGATCGCGGCGCTCGGCGAAGATTCCGTTACTGCGCCGGCCCACGACTACGAGGAGGCCGCGGAGGCGCTCCGGCGTGACGGACTCTCCGTCATGGGCGGCGTCGCACCGGCCCAGACGACCGACGCCGTGAGTGCCGCCCTCGCCGAGTACATCGACGCCGATCTCCTCGTCTACGCGACCAGCGTTCCGGGTGTCTACAGCGACGATCCCAACGAGCACGACGGCGCCACGAAGTTCGAGGAACTGACCGCGAGCGACCTCGTCGACGTCGTCGCCGATCTGGAGATGACCGCGGGCGCGTCCGCACCCGTGGACCTGCTCGCGTCGAAGATCATCCAGCGCTCGGGGATGCGAACCATCGTCATCGACGGCACCGACCCCGACCGGATCGCCCGCGCCGTCCGCTCCGGATCGCACGACGGAACCGACGTAATCCCAACGAGCGCCGGCGACGAACCTTCCTATTGGGCGCTCGACGACCGATGA
- a CDS encoding S8 family serine peptidase: MALVFAFLMVSSMPAMAFAGGSLGGATTQADLDSGVGTESIESDATTASVDISEELLESEERIEAIVRFEDADLATASSAVEAQSLLKTQAQETQGDFVDWAQETPGVAVQNDFWVTNAVLISVDTDAARENDLFEKMANQPHVERIHENMEFSLPGGESADGAQAGGSASAAETSPSPQNENVTYGLDQINVTETWSQFGTKGDGAKIAVLDTGVDVSHPDLDLYTEDESDPTYPGGWAEFDSNGNQVEGSEPHDSGEHGTHVTGTVSGAEDPAGDVPTYGVAPEADVMHGMVLPGGGGSFAQIAGGIEWAAEEDADVVSMSLGATGKNGELIDVVENANDAGTLVIAAIGNQGLFDPDPPGYSASPGNYYSSFGVGAVDANADVASFSLGEEIDTASAWGSDAPDYWPDQYTEPAVSAPGVDVLSSVPGGNYDGSFSGTSMATPHVAGAVGLMVSASGDAASNEMMVDALEETAWKPDDWDQPADERDNRYGSGIIDVPAATALVALDSGVNGTVTDSAGEPIEGATVSLDAGRTAQTDGNGSYQLLAQPGTYEVTANGFGYAETNATVEIPDNETVVEQDFELADGLGTELLSGQPEDVNRGESFTVTADVANVETITIDNLGGYDGDLTLTVNGDEVAVGEPHDFDEPFTGELTVDVQTDSLGVGDIELHHTFDGLGDQSELTTGPTTVFEDVYSVAVLDDSSSATDTLVSRIEDNTPGYVEVDAVYDDAGDALADDPASYDGWIVHNIPADDAGAFVDATDDALTGVVWMDQWGSGSDAIPSKSAAVGNPAETDQGFSAPNPSMEILDEHPIFDGVGEPGDEVQLHTAGFADTTWFDGYDGQVIGHVQSGSVTDGSGLGIDAEKQSVLLASSGLTTFVDAGDYTAEADAIFGNAVTWAAEPPHSRIVEDQPDHVAEGEDVGATFDVEGLEKVSTSLHESSTIDQDDLMLYLDGSVNAFDQWRSYPDYVTKEDYSVHVEVDEGAVGSVVLEHTFVDRQGEEIVLTTGPTAVYDAPLDVPGDVGTIQEAVDLAPDGAEIVVADGTYEEAVTIDETQDLTLTSADGAMPTIVAPEDASGDTVSIGADGVSLSGFDVDAGGNGGVAVTAADATVSDVSVSNASSAISLDGATGAAVSDVSVSDAATGIAVSDSRNSSVTNGEVSATDIGVGVANSEFVDVSETSVDAGEHGIGIDGADAITVTNNSVTNASVGIGATDSAVDTISGTDATDVGVGIGIDGGSVEAVTENGVTGAETAIAVENDASVADLSHNDVADSTAGLSIAGSFTSVDATMNAIAAETGIETGDVSNDRVSIGFNDLEATETAIAHTGEDALDARHNWFGDRGPVANNGVSGDVVYSPFLTEAPDSVDANTTEIAVDVVMDEGGTYTIGVPGTTDQTVSDVFGDDFGGTAYGYDSGDGKWNQLNDNHDLSSLSAILVTDADAGAAVLDFQVEDDFTLPGSENLNQGWNLVSPTAYTDTADGFGNSNSPDNVHVAYDHGSNHLGETVDALGNEYDGDAEVNPFGGYWVHIESEDDEYQQSVDLERNPTTDELYSELSLLSSDDDDGDDGPTLPDEVNVAVVDEANYHEGALEGVLDEQLDSRYTVETLTADQVMDSMGDYDVFVVQRFGSDELAQDFTDALGPNQATIYLDSYQGGTSEAYADGVYRLHNIREDPAVRTEEATATDGEPVELDINADHPIFEDVGSAGDTVTVYDGSTTWGAWFDDYGGTVLADGDWSAGIDGEHEGSAVAVDTDRNEILNTAIARDYFTDEESFTEAGSQLLANSVEHGADLAFGVASAGESETSAPSASAAIGPAPTGAIAG; the protein is encoded by the coding sequence ATGGCACTCGTGTTCGCGTTCCTCATGGTGAGCTCCATGCCCGCGATGGCGTTCGCGGGAGGCAGCCTCGGAGGAGCAACGACACAGGCAGATCTCGACAGCGGTGTCGGGACGGAGAGTATCGAATCGGACGCCACGACGGCGTCCGTAGACATTTCAGAAGAGTTGCTAGAATCCGAGGAGCGGATCGAGGCGATCGTCCGCTTCGAGGATGCAGACCTGGCTACGGCATCGTCAGCCGTCGAAGCCCAATCCCTGCTCAAGACGCAGGCCCAAGAGACACAGGGAGACTTCGTCGATTGGGCTCAGGAGACGCCAGGGGTTGCGGTCCAGAACGATTTCTGGGTCACTAATGCCGTGTTGATATCGGTCGACACCGACGCGGCAAGGGAGAACGACCTGTTCGAGAAAATGGCGAATCAGCCACACGTCGAACGGATCCACGAGAACATGGAGTTCTCGCTCCCAGGTGGCGAATCCGCCGACGGCGCCCAGGCTGGTGGATCGGCCAGTGCTGCCGAAACCAGCCCGTCACCCCAGAACGAGAACGTCACGTACGGACTCGACCAGATCAACGTGACTGAAACCTGGTCGCAGTTCGGTACCAAGGGTGACGGCGCGAAGATCGCCGTCCTCGACACGGGTGTCGACGTCAGTCACCCGGACCTCGACCTCTACACCGAGGACGAGTCTGACCCGACCTACCCGGGCGGGTGGGCGGAGTTCGACTCCAACGGTAACCAGGTCGAAGGCTCCGAACCGCACGACAGCGGCGAACACGGGACGCACGTCACCGGCACCGTCTCGGGCGCCGAAGATCCCGCGGGAGACGTGCCAACCTACGGCGTCGCACCGGAAGCCGACGTCATGCACGGGATGGTCCTCCCCGGCGGCGGGGGCTCGTTCGCCCAGATCGCCGGCGGCATCGAGTGGGCGGCCGAAGAGGACGCCGACGTCGTCTCGATGAGTCTCGGCGCGACAGGTAAAAACGGCGAGCTCATCGACGTCGTCGAGAACGCCAACGACGCCGGCACGCTCGTCATCGCGGCGATCGGCAACCAGGGCCTGTTCGACCCGGACCCGCCGGGCTACAGCGCCTCCCCGGGTAACTACTACTCGTCGTTCGGCGTCGGCGCGGTCGACGCCAACGCGGACGTCGCGTCGTTCTCGCTCGGCGAAGAGATCGACACGGCGAGCGCGTGGGGATCCGACGCACCCGATTACTGGCCGGACCAGTACACCGAACCGGCCGTCTCCGCACCCGGTGTCGACGTGCTGAGTTCGGTCCCCGGTGGGAACTACGACGGCTCCTTCTCGGGCACGTCGATGGCCACGCCGCACGTCGCCGGCGCGGTCGGGCTGATGGTCTCGGCCTCCGGCGACGCTGCCAGCAACGAGATGATGGTCGACGCGCTCGAGGAGACGGCCTGGAAACCCGACGACTGGGACCAGCCGGCCGACGAGCGTGACAACCGCTACGGCAGCGGGATCATCGACGTCCCCGCCGCGACCGCCCTCGTGGCGCTCGACAGCGGGGTCAACGGCACGGTGACCGACTCGGCAGGCGAGCCGATCGAGGGCGCGACCGTCTCCCTCGACGCCGGTCGAACCGCCCAGACGGACGGAAACGGCAGCTACCAGCTGCTGGCTCAGCCCGGCACCTACGAGGTGACGGCGAACGGCTTCGGCTACGCCGAGACGAACGCGACCGTCGAGATTCCGGACAACGAGACGGTCGTAGAGCAAGACTTCGAACTCGCCGACGGGCTCGGAACCGAACTCCTGTCGGGACAGCCCGAAGACGTCAACCGGGGCGAGTCGTTCACGGTGACCGCCGACGTGGCGAACGTCGAGACGATCACGATCGACAACCTCGGTGGCTACGACGGTGACCTCACCCTCACCGTCAACGGTGACGAAGTCGCGGTGGGCGAACCGCACGACTTCGACGAACCGTTCACCGGCGAGCTGACGGTCGACGTCCAGACCGATTCGCTCGGCGTCGGGGACATCGAACTGCACCACACGTTCGACGGACTCGGCGATCAGAGCGAACTGACGACCGGGCCGACGACCGTCTTCGAGGATGTCTACTCGGTCGCGGTCCTCGACGACTCCTCGTCGGCCACCGACACGCTCGTCAGTCGGATCGAGGACAACACACCCGGCTACGTCGAGGTCGACGCGGTCTACGACGACGCCGGTGATGCACTCGCCGACGATCCCGCCTCCTACGACGGCTGGATCGTCCACAATATTCCGGCAGACGACGCCGGAGCGTTCGTCGACGCGACCGACGACGCGCTGACGGGCGTCGTCTGGATGGACCAGTGGGGATCGGGCAGCGACGCGATCCCGTCGAAATCCGCAGCGGTCGGGAACCCGGCCGAGACGGATCAGGGCTTCTCCGCGCCGAACCCGAGCATGGAGATCCTGGACGAGCACCCGATCTTCGACGGCGTCGGCGAGCCCGGCGACGAGGTGCAGCTCCACACCGCCGGCTTCGCCGACACGACCTGGTTCGACGGCTACGACGGCCAGGTCATCGGGCACGTTCAATCCGGTTCGGTCACGGATGGCTCCGGCCTCGGCATCGACGCCGAGAAACAGAGCGTCCTCCTCGCGTCGTCCGGCCTCACGACCTTCGTGGACGCGGGAGACTACACGGCCGAGGCAGACGCGATCTTCGGCAACGCCGTCACCTGGGCGGCCGAGCCGCCCCACAGCCGCATCGTCGAAGACCAACCAGACCACGTCGCCGAGGGCGAGGACGTCGGCGCGACCTTCGACGTCGAGGGCCTCGAGAAGGTCTCGACGAGCCTGCACGAGTCCTCGACGATCGATCAGGACGACCTGATGCTGTATCTCGACGGGTCCGTCAACGCCTTCGACCAGTGGCGATCCTACCCCGACTACGTCACGAAAGAGGACTACTCGGTCCACGTCGAGGTCGACGAGGGTGCGGTCGGCTCCGTCGTCCTCGAACACACGTTCGTCGATCGACAGGGCGAGGAGATCGTCCTGACGACCGGGCCCACGGCCGTCTACGACGCGCCGCTAGACGTACCCGGTGACGTCGGCACGATCCAGGAGGCCGTCGACCTCGCACCCGACGGCGCCGAGATCGTCGTCGCCGACGGCACCTACGAAGAGGCCGTCACGATCGACGAGACGCAGGATCTGACGCTCACGAGCGCCGACGGCGCGATGCCAACGATCGTCGCCCCCGAGGACGCCTCGGGTGACACCGTCTCGATCGGTGCCGACGGCGTCAGCCTGAGTGGATTCGACGTCGACGCCGGTGGCAACGGCGGCGTCGCCGTCACGGCGGCCGACGCCACCGTCTCAGATGTGAGCGTGTCGAACGCCAGTAGCGCCATCTCGCTCGACGGCGCGACGGGCGCGGCCGTCTCCGACGTCAGCGTCTCGGACGCCGCGACCGGCATCGCCGTCTCGGACAGCCGGAACAGTTCCGTGACGAACGGCGAGGTTTCGGCGACCGACATCGGCGTCGGCGTCGCCAACTCCGAATTCGTCGACGTCTCCGAGACGTCGGTCGACGCGGGCGAGCACGGCATCGGGATCGATGGCGCTGACGCCATCACCGTGACGAACAACTCCGTGACGAACGCGTCGGTGGGCATCGGCGCCACCGACAGCGCCGTCGACACGATCTCCGGTACCGACGCGACCGACGTCGGCGTTGGAATCGGCATCGACGGTGGGTCGGTCGAAGCCGTCACCGAGAACGGCGTGACGGGAGCGGAGACCGCTATCGCCGTCGAGAACGACGCCAGCGTGGCCGACCTCTCGCACAACGATGTCGCCGACAGCACGGCCGGACTCTCGATCGCTGGTTCGTTCACGAGCGTCGACGCCACGATGAACGCCATCGCGGCCGAGACCGGGATCGAGACGGGTGACGTCTCGAACGACCGTGTCTCGATCGGCTTCAACGACCTCGAAGCGACCGAGACCGCCATCGCCCACACCGGCGAAGATGCGTTAGACGCGCGTCACAACTGGTTCGGCGACCGCGGCCCGGTTGCGAACAACGGCGTCAGCGGCGACGTCGTCTACAGTCCGTTCCTGACCGAGGCGCCTGACAGCGTCGACGCGAACACGACGGAGATCGCCGTCGACGTCGTCATGGACGAAGGCGGGACGTACACGATCGGCGTGCCCGGCACGACCGATCAGACCGTCAGCGACGTCTTCGGCGACGACTTCGGCGGGACGGCCTACGGCTACGATTCCGGTGACGGGAAGTGGAACCAGCTGAACGACAACCACGACCTGAGTTCCCTCTCGGCGATCCTCGTGACCGACGCCGACGCGGGCGCCGCCGTCCTCGACTTCCAGGTCGAAGACGACTTCACCCTGCCGGGCTCCGAGAACCTGAACCAGGGCTGGAACCTGGTGAGCCCGACCGCCTACACGGACACGGCGGACGGCTTCGGGAACTCGAACAGCCCCGACAACGTCCACGTCGCCTACGACCACGGGTCGAACCACCTCGGTGAGACCGTCGACGCGCTCGGCAACGAGTACGACGGCGACGCGGAGGTGAACCCGTTCGGCGGCTACTGGGTCCACATCGAGAGCGAGGACGACGAATATCAGCAAAGCGTCGACCTCGAACGGAACCCAACGACCGACGAGCTCTATTCGGAACTCAGCCTGCTGTCGTCGGACGATGACGACGGCGACGACGGGCCGACGCTGCCCGACGAGGTGAACGTGGCCGTCGTCGACGAAGCGAATTACCACGAGGGTGCGCTCGAAGGCGTCCTCGACGAGCAACTCGACAGCCGCTACACGGTCGAGACGCTCACGGCCGACCAGGTCATGGATTCGATGGGCGACTACGACGTCTTCGTCGTCCAGCGCTTCGGGAGCGACGAACTCGCCCAGGACTTCACCGATGCGCTCGGCCCCAACCAGGCGACGATTTACCTGGATTCCTACCAGGGTGGCACGTCCGAGGCCTACGCGGACGGCGTCTACCGGCTCCACAACATCCGCGAGGATCCGGCCGTCCGGACCGAGGAGGCCACGGCCACCGACGGTGAACCGGTCGAACTCGACATCAACGCGGATCACCCGATCTTCGAGGATGTCGGGAGCGCCGGCGACACCGTCACGGTCTACGACGGCTCGACGACCTGGGGCGCCTGGTTCGACGACTACGGCGGGACGGTTCTCGCCGACGGCGACTGGAGCGCCGGCATCGACGGCGAGCACGAAGGCAGCGCAGTCGCGGTGGACACGGATCGAAACGAGATCCTGAACACGGCCATCGCGCGCGACTACTTCACCGACGAAGAGAGCTTCACGGAGGCGGGCAGTCAGTTGCTCGCGAACTCCGTCGAACACGGCGCTGACCTCGCGTTCGGCGTCGCGTCCGCGGGCGAGAGCGAGACGAGCGCCCCGAGCGCCAGCGCCGCGATCGGACCCGCACCGACCGGCGCCATCGCCGGCTAG
- a CDS encoding PGF-CTERM sorting domain-containing protein: protein MVAVSTLSAAPIAASDDPPPPPHSFHGEVYVDGEPAPPGTEIVAMIDGEERGEIVVSENGTYGGPTVGDEKLVVHGEEGDDGKEITFLVDGEAVSETATWTAGGDDEFHLVVGDAPSGGGGGGFGAPPSDSDGDDGGSAQATSEETDGDDDENAGDGTDDGDSDGDDSDEATSEDGDDGSGSPDDDASSMPGFGSASALLGLLASVALLARRR, encoded by the coding sequence ATGGTCGCGGTGAGTACGCTTTCCGCCGCCCCGATCGCAGCGAGCGACGATCCGCCGCCACCGCCACACTCGTTCCACGGCGAGGTGTACGTCGACGGCGAGCCAGCACCGCCTGGCACCGAGATCGTCGCCATGATCGACGGCGAGGAGCGTGGCGAAATCGTCGTCTCCGAGAACGGAACCTACGGCGGCCCCACGGTCGGCGACGAGAAGCTCGTCGTCCACGGCGAGGAGGGCGACGATGGGAAGGAAATCACCTTCCTCGTCGACGGCGAGGCGGTGAGCGAAACCGCCACGTGGACGGCAGGCGGCGACGACGAATTCCACCTCGTCGTCGGCGACGCGCCCAGCGGCGGTGGCGGCGGTGGATTCGGCGCCCCGCCATCGGATAGCGACGGCGACGACGGCGGATCCGCCCAGGCAACGTCTGAGGAGACGGACGGCGACGATGACGAGAACGCTGGCGATGGGACTGACGATGGAGACTCGGACGGCGACGACAGCGACGAAGCCACCAGCGAAGACGGTGACGACGGCTCCGGATCGCCAGACGACGATGCGTCGTCGATGCCCGGCTTCGGGAGTGCCAGCGCCCTCCTCGGCCTGCTCGCGAGCGTCGCCTTGCTCGCTCGGCGCCGGTAA